Proteins from one Tsuneonella aeria genomic window:
- a CDS encoding MAPEG family protein, with translation MIGMGILQPVVALLAWTMVMWVWMYATRIPAMRRSADVDPMTKVGGTGRQLDDILPERVQWVAHNYNHLHEAPTVFYAAALVLAITGQGDGMNAALAWIYVALRVAHSLWQATVNRVLVRFALFALSAIVLVMLVVHAAIAVF, from the coding sequence ATGATCGGCATGGGCATCCTGCAGCCGGTCGTCGCCCTGCTCGCGTGGACAATGGTCATGTGGGTGTGGATGTATGCGACCCGTATCCCGGCCATGCGGCGATCCGCCGACGTGGACCCGATGACGAAAGTGGGCGGCACCGGCCGGCAGCTCGACGATATCCTGCCCGAACGGGTCCAGTGGGTCGCGCACAACTACAACCACCTGCACGAAGCGCCGACGGTGTTCTACGCGGCTGCGCTGGTGCTGGCGATCACCGGCCAGGGCGACGGGATGAATGCGGCGCTGGCGTGGATTTACGTCGCGCTGCGCGTGGCCCATTCGCTGTGGCAGGCGACGGTGAACCGGGTGCTGGTGCGGTTCGCCCTGTTCGCGCTGTCAGCGATCGTGCTGGTCATGCTGGTTGTGCACGCCGCGATCGCGGTGTTCTGA
- a CDS encoding MAPEG family protein, translating into MQAQMLAPAAVLVAWTLVMLVWLGAVRLPALSKVTGGLKNAKPGGRGQNLEGVLDDRINWKAHNYAHLVEQPTLFYAVSVIVALLGAGPTDVLLAWVYVAIRIVHSIWQATVNVVSVRFTLFLLSTIALVVLAIRALALTLFANPGVVS; encoded by the coding sequence ATGCAGGCTCAGATGCTCGCGCCGGCGGCCGTGCTGGTCGCATGGACGCTGGTGATGCTGGTGTGGTTGGGCGCCGTCCGGCTGCCCGCCCTGAGCAAGGTGACCGGCGGCCTCAAGAACGCGAAGCCCGGCGGCCGGGGGCAGAACCTGGAAGGGGTGCTGGACGACCGCATCAACTGGAAGGCGCATAACTACGCCCACCTCGTCGAGCAGCCGACCCTGTTCTACGCGGTCTCGGTGATCGTGGCCCTGCTTGGCGCGGGGCCCACCGACGTGCTGCTCGCCTGGGTCTACGTCGCGATCCGCATCGTGCATTCGATCTGGCAGGCGACGGTCAACGTGGTTTCCGTGCGGTTCACGCTGTTCCTGCTGTCGACCATCGCTCTGGTGGTGCTGGCCATCCGCGCCCTCGCGCTCACGCTGTTCGCCAACCCGGGCGTGGTGTCATGA
- a CDS encoding threonine ammonia-lyase — MFRESPRTPTRQGVLAAAGKIAAILPPTPLLPVEIGGVRVHVKCDSLQPIGAFKIRGAWHRLTDLTDAERAAGVIAVSSGNHAQGVAWAARALGIEAAIVMPVDAPRVKIAATRALGAEVILYDRPGGEDRDAIANALCDERGRVLVHAYADPWVIEGQGSMGIEIAAQLGRAPSRIVVCCGGGGLAAGLALACPDSAVHPVEPAGWDDLARSLELGRIVRVGPDAPPTICDAIQTPSTAPVNFAVLHGRAEPGIAVTDDEVRAAQRFAFAQLRLVAEPGGAAALAAALAGKVPLDEGTVITLTGGNTDPEAFAATLSAGE, encoded by the coding sequence ATGTTTCGCGAAAGCCCCCGCACACCCACCCGCCAGGGCGTCCTTGCAGCCGCCGGGAAGATCGCCGCGATCCTTCCGCCCACCCCGCTGCTGCCGGTAGAGATCGGCGGCGTGCGGGTGCACGTGAAGTGCGACAGCCTGCAGCCGATCGGCGCGTTCAAGATACGCGGCGCGTGGCACCGGCTGACGGACCTTACGGATGCGGAACGGGCCGCGGGGGTGATCGCCGTATCGAGCGGCAACCATGCGCAGGGCGTCGCCTGGGCGGCACGCGCGCTGGGGATCGAGGCGGCCATCGTCATGCCGGTGGACGCACCCCGAGTGAAGATCGCGGCGACCCGCGCCCTTGGGGCCGAAGTGATCCTCTATGACCGGCCCGGCGGCGAGGATCGCGACGCCATCGCCAATGCCTTGTGCGACGAACGGGGCCGCGTCCTCGTCCATGCCTATGCCGATCCCTGGGTGATCGAGGGACAGGGCAGCATGGGCATTGAGATCGCCGCGCAGCTAGGCCGCGCGCCGAGCCGTATCGTGGTCTGCTGCGGTGGCGGCGGGCTGGCGGCGGGGCTCGCGCTCGCCTGCCCGGACAGCGCCGTCCACCCGGTGGAGCCCGCCGGCTGGGACGATCTGGCCCGGAGCCTGGAACTGGGACGCATCGTCCGCGTCGGCCCCGATGCTCCGCCCACCATCTGCGATGCGATCCAGACGCCTTCAACGGCGCCCGTCAACTTCGCGGTCCTTCACGGCCGGGCCGAGCCGGGCATTGCCGTGACCGACGATGAAGTGCGCGCGGCGCAGCGTTTCGCCTTTGCGCAGTTGCGGCTGGTGGCGGAACCCGGCGGGGCGGCTGCGCTGGCCGCGGCCCTGGCCGGCAAGGTGCCGCTCGACGAAGGAACGGTGATCACCCTGACGGGCGGCAACACCGATCCCGAAGCGTTCGCCGCCACGCTCAGCGCCGGCGAATAG
- a CDS encoding saccharopine dehydrogenase family protein translates to MSTVLVIGAGGVSSVCVHKMAMNADIFSDIHLASRTKSKCDAIAASVKARTGQDVATYSIDAEEVPAMVNLIRQVKPSLVVNLALPYQDLPIMDACLEAGVDYLDTANYEPKDEAKFEYKWQWAYHDRFKEAGLMALLGSGFDPGVTSVFTMWLKKHKLKTIRQLDILDCNGGDHGQHFATNFNPEINIREVTAPARHWENGEWVETPAMSNRVNFDFEAVGPKNMYLMYHEELESLARFVPEMERARFWMTFGDAYINHLTVLQNVGMTSIEPIRYQGKEIIPLQFLAAVLPKPETLGEKTKGNTNIGVIATGEALDGSGEKTFYIKNICSHEAAYEETGNQAVSYTTGVPAMIGSAMMLTGKWRGEGVFNMEQMDPDPFMDMLNSDGLPWTVEELPGPVQF, encoded by the coding sequence ATGTCGACAGTCCTGGTTATCGGTGCGGGCGGGGTCAGCTCGGTCTGCGTCCACAAGATGGCGATGAACGCGGATATCTTTTCCGACATCCACCTCGCCAGCCGCACGAAGTCGAAATGCGATGCGATCGCCGCATCGGTGAAGGCGCGCACCGGGCAGGACGTGGCGACCTATTCCATCGACGCGGAAGAAGTGCCGGCGATGGTCAACCTGATCCGCCAGGTGAAGCCCAGCCTCGTGGTGAACCTGGCGCTGCCGTACCAGGATCTGCCGATCATGGACGCCTGCCTGGAAGCCGGCGTCGATTACCTCGACACCGCCAACTACGAACCGAAGGACGAGGCGAAGTTCGAATACAAGTGGCAGTGGGCCTATCACGACCGCTTCAAGGAAGCCGGGCTGATGGCGCTGCTCGGCTCGGGCTTCGATCCGGGCGTGACCAGCGTGTTCACGATGTGGCTCAAGAAACACAAGCTGAAGACGATCCGCCAGCTGGACATTCTCGACTGCAACGGGGGCGATCACGGCCAGCACTTTGCGACGAACTTCAATCCGGAGATCAACATTCGCGAAGTCACCGCGCCGGCGCGCCATTGGGAAAACGGCGAATGGGTTGAAACGCCGGCGATGTCGAACAGGGTCAACTTCGACTTCGAGGCGGTGGGCCCGAAGAACATGTACCTGATGTATCACGAAGAGCTGGAAAGCCTGGCGCGTTTCGTGCCCGAAATGGAGCGGGCGCGGTTCTGGATGACGTTCGGCGATGCCTACATCAACCACCTCACCGTGCTGCAGAATGTCGGCATGACGAGCATCGAGCCCATCCGGTACCAGGGCAAGGAAATCATCCCCCTGCAGTTCCTCGCCGCCGTCCTGCCCAAGCCGGAAACGCTGGGGGAAAAGACCAAGGGCAACACCAACATCGGCGTCATCGCTACCGGCGAGGCGCTCGACGGCAGCGGCGAAAAGACGTTCTACATCAAGAACATCTGCAGCCACGAGGCGGCCTACGAGGAAACCGGCAACCAGGCCGTGAGCTATACCACCGGCGTGCCGGCCATGATCGGCAGCGCGATGATGCTGACCGGCAAATGGCGCGGGGAGGGCGTGTTCAACATGGAACAGATGGACCCCGACCCGTTCATGGACATGCTCAATTCCGACGGCCTGCCATGGACGGTCGAGGAATTGCCGGGACCGGTGCAGTTCTGA
- a CDS encoding GxxExxY protein: MRNLDRIEELGRIVIDCGYRLHRNLGPGLLESAYELILFESPRQRGVPVRRQVPVPISWDGIVIDNAFKVDILVEDVLLIELKSTERVAAVHAKQVLTYLRLMGLPLGFLMNFGQATFKEGLKRVANDYYGVIPTS, encoded by the coding sequence ATGCGGAACCTGGACCGGATCGAGGAGCTCGGGCGCATCGTGATCGACTGCGGCTACCGACTTCATCGAAACTTGGGTCCTGGCCTGCTCGAAAGCGCGTACGAGTTAATCCTTTTTGAGTCGCCGCGGCAGCGCGGGGTCCCGGTGCGACGTCAGGTGCCTGTTCCGATCAGCTGGGACGGCATTGTCATAGACAATGCATTCAAGGTGGACATCCTCGTTGAAGATGTCCTGCTGATCGAATTGAAATCGACCGAGCGCGTCGCTGCTGTACACGCGAAGCAGGTCCTGACCTACCTGAGGTTAATGGGGCTCCCGCTTGGGTTTCTCATGAATTTCGGCCAAGCGACGTTCAAGGAGGGCCTCAAGCGAGTGGCCAACGATTACTACGGAGTGATCCCCACCAGCTGA
- a CDS encoding carboxynorspermidine decarboxylase: METRAGDPGAFARFDLGRVDSPAFVVDAAKLRANLQVLADIRDAADVKVLAALKAFSMWSVAPIIGEYLDGVCTSGLWEARLASEFYDGEIATYCAAYKPDELAEVCRLSDHVIFNSPGQLERYRPILDAARAAGQDFDVGLRINPLCPCGEVPRYDPSSPGSRLGFPIDQLTPEIMEQVDGIHFHNLCEQDFEPLRRTWDTVFDTIEPWFGQLKWINMGGGHHITRADYQREELVEFLRDAKDDTGAEIYLEPGEAVALDAGILVGTILDSHWNGQPVAITDISATCHMPDVIEAPYRPAMLHEVNGGEGGDEPIRLGGPSCLAGDVIGDYHLPVPNEPGQRFAFLDQAHYSMVKTNTFNGVQLPSIWLWDSDTDALDQIKSFDYTDFRDRLS, translated from the coding sequence ATGGAAACCAGAGCTGGCGATCCCGGCGCCTTTGCCCGCTTCGACCTGGGGCGTGTCGATTCCCCGGCGTTCGTCGTCGATGCGGCGAAATTGCGGGCGAACCTGCAAGTGCTCGCCGACATTCGCGATGCGGCGGACGTCAAGGTGCTCGCCGCGCTCAAGGCGTTCAGCATGTGGTCGGTCGCGCCGATCATCGGTGAGTATCTCGACGGGGTTTGCACCAGTGGCCTGTGGGAAGCACGGCTGGCGAGCGAGTTCTATGACGGCGAGATCGCGACGTACTGCGCCGCCTACAAGCCGGATGAGCTGGCCGAGGTGTGCCGCCTGTCCGACCACGTGATCTTCAACTCCCCCGGCCAGCTCGAACGCTATCGCCCCATCCTCGACGCCGCGCGGGCGGCAGGGCAGGATTTCGACGTGGGCCTCCGGATCAATCCCCTGTGCCCATGCGGCGAAGTGCCGCGCTACGATCCATCCAGCCCCGGCAGCCGGCTCGGCTTCCCGATCGACCAGCTGACGCCGGAAATCATGGAGCAGGTGGACGGCATCCACTTCCACAACTTGTGCGAACAGGATTTCGAACCGCTGCGGCGGACCTGGGACACGGTGTTCGACACGATCGAGCCGTGGTTCGGCCAGCTCAAGTGGATCAACATGGGCGGCGGTCACCATATCACCCGCGCGGATTACCAGCGCGAGGAACTGGTCGAATTCTTGCGCGATGCGAAGGACGATACCGGCGCGGAGATCTACCTGGAGCCGGGGGAGGCCGTGGCACTCGACGCCGGTATCCTCGTCGGCACGATCCTCGATTCCCACTGGAACGGTCAGCCCGTGGCGATCACCGACATTTCCGCGACCTGCCATATGCCCGACGTGATCGAGGCGCCCTATCGCCCGGCGATGCTGCACGAGGTAAACGGAGGCGAAGGCGGGGACGAGCCGATCCGGCTGGGCGGCCCGTCGTGTCTCGCAGGGGATGTGATCGGCGACTATCACCTTCCCGTGCCGAACGAGCCGGGGCAGCGATTCGCCTTCCTCGACCAGGCGCATTATTCGATGGTGAAGACGAACACCTTCAACGGCGTCCAGCTCCCGTCGATCTGGCTGTGGGACAGCGATACCGATGCGCTCGATCAGATAAAATCGTTCGATTACACCGATTTCCGCGATCGGCTCAGCTAG
- a CDS encoding type III PLP-dependent enzyme, with protein sequence MHIHPDARSVVRALAPDEPVILNRPHAAARAARFFTEKFPGKSLYAVKANPSPALLQILWDSGITHYDVASIAEVRLVRETLPEAELCFMHPVKTARAIREAYFEHGVKTFSLDTIEELEKIVENTSAEDGTAASDLRLLVRMRVSSEYSELSLAAKFGVDLADAADLLRTTRQHCDWLGVCFHVGSQAMTPFAYVQALERVRAAVAEASVVIDVVDVGGGFPSDYPGMEPPPLEDYFAIIHRHFEALPIAYNAELWCEPGRALCAEYSSLIVRVEKRRGDELYINDGAYGALFDAAHVAWRFPVKALEDDLTQPLAEFAFYGPTCDDADYMKGPFLLPADIQAGDYIEIGMLGAYGAAMKTGFNGFGNAEQIVVEDEPMASLYRGDRVDPRATDNVVSLR encoded by the coding sequence TTGCACATCCATCCTGACGCCCGGTCTGTAGTTCGCGCCCTCGCGCCTGACGAACCGGTTATTCTCAATCGCCCGCACGCTGCTGCGCGCGCTGCCCGATTCTTTACCGAGAAGTTTCCGGGCAAGTCGCTCTACGCCGTAAAGGCCAATCCCTCGCCAGCCCTCCTGCAGATTCTGTGGGACAGCGGCATCACCCATTACGATGTCGCCTCGATCGCGGAAGTCCGCCTGGTGCGCGAGACGTTGCCGGAAGCCGAGCTGTGCTTCATGCACCCGGTGAAGACGGCGCGCGCGATCCGCGAGGCCTATTTCGAACACGGCGTGAAAACCTTCAGCCTCGACACGATCGAGGAGCTGGAGAAGATCGTGGAGAACACGTCGGCCGAAGATGGCACCGCCGCGTCCGATCTGCGCCTGCTGGTGCGGATGCGCGTCAGCTCGGAATATTCGGAGCTCAGCCTCGCCGCCAAGTTCGGGGTCGATCTTGCCGATGCGGCGGACCTGCTGCGGACGACCCGCCAGCACTGCGACTGGCTGGGCGTGTGCTTCCACGTCGGCAGCCAGGCGATGACGCCGTTCGCCTATGTCCAGGCGCTGGAGCGCGTGCGCGCCGCGGTGGCCGAAGCGTCGGTGGTGATCGACGTGGTCGATGTGGGCGGGGGCTTCCCCAGCGACTACCCGGGGATGGAGCCGCCGCCGCTGGAAGATTACTTCGCGATCATCCACCGCCACTTCGAAGCCTTGCCGATCGCCTACAACGCCGAACTGTGGTGCGAACCCGGCCGCGCGCTGTGCGCCGAATATTCGAGCCTGATCGTGCGGGTGGAAAAGCGCCGCGGGGATGAACTCTACATCAACGACGGTGCATACGGCGCGCTGTTCGATGCCGCGCACGTGGCCTGGCGTTTTCCGGTCAAGGCGCTGGAGGACGATCTTACCCAGCCGCTCGCGGAATTCGCGTTCTACGGTCCGACCTGCGACGATGCCGATTACATGAAGGGTCCGTTCCTGTTGCCGGCTGATATCCAGGCGGGCGACTATATCGAGATCGGCATGCTGGGCGCATACGGCGCGGCGATGAAGACCGGCTTCAACGGCTTCGGCAATGCGGAACAGATCGTCGTGGAGGACGAGCCGATGGCCAGCCTCTATCGCGGCGACCGGGTGGACCCGCGCGCCACCGACAACGTGGTGAGCCTCCGCTGA
- a CDS encoding EAL domain-containing protein, which produces MAVSNLWRGFSGAPAQVDLTSDGLRHAVLEDFEQTGLAWIWSSDAEGILNYLSPAAADALGIPLHALLGHPLTGLFETDPDDPDNRSGRPLGFQIKARNRISDVTVRCALPEARTGKPVWLLLSGQPKIDSTGRFHGYRGWAKDISVEYQRKIEDSRLAEFDSLTGLYNRHRMNRRLDGLLAAYRAAKRTCALMMLDLDRFKQVNDTMGHPAGDNLLQQVAERLRNIIGDRGEIGRLGGDEFQVIIPDVDDRGKLGDLAEKVIQIISQPYPIDDKRAIIGTSVGIAIAPYDGLETEELIRASDLALYAAKNGGRGQFRFYSADLKDEEEERQLLLDDLRQALESDQLELHYQPVVRVADNRVVGMEALMRWEHEERGWVSPGLFIPVAEDSSLIAPLGDWALHRACQDAAQWPATVRVAVNVSARQFTAAGFVDVVADALQASGLAPDRLELELTESVFMGDSDATDATFHALKQLGVRLALDDFGTGYSSLSYLRSAPFDKLKVDKSFVDTCTQKDQNSAKIITAIIGLSKALGMETTVEGVEAFDQLEVVKARGGELVQGWIFAKAMPQAMVLQNIHDGAFLIEPSGPDKHRPDRRSMFRRVGVIHGDHRYDAVIRDLSKTGAFIEGLVGVPLNTVFVLDLGNGQLVVSQVMRSEGAQLGVEFETPLVSDGAGGLCTRHRVSPYALAAAGMPLSSLQQGQSQLGHAPGPGSAPQFLQVQVGSGG; this is translated from the coding sequence ATGGCAGTCAGCAATCTCTGGAGAGGGTTTTCCGGCGCCCCCGCTCAGGTCGATCTGACCAGCGATGGATTGCGCCACGCCGTGCTCGAGGATTTCGAACAGACCGGCCTTGCGTGGATCTGGTCGTCCGATGCCGAAGGTATCCTGAACTACCTCTCCCCGGCGGCTGCCGATGCGCTCGGGATCCCGCTTCATGCCCTGCTGGGCCACCCGCTGACGGGCCTGTTCGAAACCGATCCCGACGATCCGGACAACCGGTCGGGCCGCCCGCTCGGCTTCCAGATCAAGGCCCGCAACCGCATTTCCGACGTGACCGTCCGCTGCGCCCTGCCCGAAGCGCGCACCGGCAAACCGGTATGGCTGCTGCTGTCGGGCCAGCCCAAGATCGATTCCACGGGACGGTTCCACGGCTATCGCGGCTGGGCCAAGGACATATCGGTCGAATACCAGCGCAAGATCGAAGATTCGCGCCTGGCGGAATTCGATTCCCTGACCGGGCTCTACAACCGCCATCGCATGAACCGCCGGCTCGACGGGCTGCTGGCGGCCTATCGCGCGGCCAAGCGCACCTGCGCGCTGATGATGCTGGACCTCGACCGGTTCAAGCAGGTCAACGACACCATGGGCCACCCGGCGGGCGACAACCTGCTTCAGCAGGTGGCGGAACGACTGCGCAACATCATCGGCGACCGCGGCGAAATCGGACGCCTGGGCGGCGACGAGTTCCAGGTCATCATCCCCGACGTCGACGATCGCGGCAAGCTGGGCGACCTGGCGGAAAAGGTCATCCAGATCATCTCGCAGCCTTATCCCATCGATGACAAGCGGGCCATCATCGGCACGTCGGTGGGGATCGCCATCGCCCCCTACGACGGGCTGGAAACCGAAGAGCTGATCCGGGCATCCGACCTGGCGCTCTATGCCGCGAAGAACGGCGGGCGCGGCCAGTTCCGCTTCTATTCGGCCGACCTCAAGGACGAGGAGGAGGAGCGCCAGCTCCTGCTCGACGATCTGCGCCAGGCCCTGGAGAGCGACCAGCTCGAACTGCATTACCAGCCGGTGGTGCGGGTGGCGGACAACCGCGTGGTCGGGATGGAAGCGCTCATGCGCTGGGAGCACGAGGAACGCGGCTGGGTCAGCCCCGGCCTGTTCATCCCAGTGGCGGAGGATTCCAGCCTCATCGCCCCGCTCGGCGACTGGGCGCTCCATCGGGCCTGCCAGGACGCCGCGCAGTGGCCGGCGACGGTGCGGGTGGCCGTGAACGTGTCCGCCCGCCAGTTCACCGCGGCAGGCTTTGTCGATGTCGTGGCGGATGCGCTGCAGGCGAGCGGCCTTGCGCCCGACCGGCTGGAGCTCGAGCTGACCGAAAGCGTCTTCATGGGCGACAGCGACGCCACCGACGCCACGTTCCACGCGCTCAAGCAACTCGGCGTCCGGCTCGCGCTCGACGATTTCGGGACCGGCTATTCGTCGCTCAGCTACTTGCGCTCCGCGCCGTTCGACAAGCTGAAGGTGGACAAGAGCTTCGTCGATACCTGCACCCAGAAAGACCAGAACAGCGCCAAGATCATCACCGCGATCATCGGCCTGTCGAAGGCGCTGGGGATGGAAACCACCGTCGAGGGCGTGGAGGCCTTCGACCAGCTCGAGGTCGTGAAGGCGCGCGGGGGCGAACTCGTCCAGGGATGGATCTTCGCAAAGGCCATGCCCCAGGCGATGGTCCTCCAGAACATCCACGACGGCGCGTTCCTGATCGAGCCGAGCGGACCCGACAAGCACCGGCCCGATCGCCGGTCGATGTTCCGGCGCGTGGGCGTAATCCACGGCGACCACCGCTATGACGCGGTGATCCGCGATCTCAGCAAGACCGGCGCCTTCATCGAAGGCCTGGTGGGCGTGCCGCTGAATACCGTGTTCGTGCTCGATCTCGGCAACGGACAACTGGTCGTGAGCCAGGTCATGCGGTCCGAAGGGGCGCAGCTCGGCGTGGAATTCGAAACACCGCTGGTGAGCGACGGCGCCGGCGGCCTGTGCACCCGGCACCGCGTCAGTCCATATGCCCTCGCCGCGGCAGGGATGCCGTTGTCCAGCCTGCAGCAGGGCCAGTCGCAACTCGGCCACGCGCCGGGCCCGGGCAGCGCGCCGCAGTTCCTCCAGGTCCAGGTCGGCAGCGGCGGATAG
- the hemA gene encoding 5-aminolevulinate synthase encodes MNYDHIFDQAIDRLHAEGRYRVFIDILRNKGAFPNARCFHGHNGPKPITVWCSNDYLAMGQHPKVIAAMEEALHDVGAGSGGTRNIGGNTHYHIQLEEELADLHGKEAALIFTSGYVSNDATLSTLAKLLPGCVIFSDELNHASMIAGIRNSGAEKRVFRHNDVAHLEELLAAEDPDAPKLIAFESVYSMDGDIAPIHAICDLAERYNALTYIDEVHAVGMYGKHGGGISERDEAAHRIDIIEGTLGKAFGVMGGYIAADRKVVDCIRSYAPGFIFTTSLSPVLVAGVLASVRHLKASSEERDGQQAAAARLKGMMRDAGLPVMDSTTHIVPLMVGDPVRAKKISDILLAEYGMYVQPINFPTVPRGTERLRFTPGPSHSEAMMMELTAALVEVWDRLELDLARAA; translated from the coding sequence GTGAACTACGACCATATCTTCGACCAGGCGATCGACCGCCTGCACGCCGAAGGTCGCTACCGCGTGTTCATCGACATCCTCCGCAACAAGGGCGCTTTCCCCAACGCGCGCTGCTTCCACGGCCACAATGGCCCCAAGCCGATTACCGTGTGGTGCTCCAACGATTATCTCGCGATGGGCCAGCACCCCAAGGTGATCGCCGCGATGGAAGAGGCGCTGCACGATGTGGGCGCAGGCAGCGGCGGCACGCGCAACATCGGCGGCAACACGCACTATCACATTCAGCTGGAAGAGGAATTGGCGGACCTCCACGGCAAGGAAGCGGCGCTGATCTTCACCAGCGGCTATGTCTCCAACGATGCGACGCTGTCGACGCTTGCCAAGCTGCTTCCGGGATGCGTGATCTTCTCCGACGAGCTCAATCACGCAAGCATGATCGCCGGCATCCGAAATTCCGGCGCCGAAAAGCGCGTATTCCGCCACAACGACGTGGCGCACCTGGAAGAACTGCTCGCGGCCGAAGACCCTGACGCGCCCAAGCTGATCGCGTTCGAGAGCGTCTATTCGATGGACGGCGACATCGCCCCGATCCACGCGATCTGCGACCTTGCCGAACGCTATAACGCGCTGACCTATATCGACGAGGTGCACGCAGTCGGCATGTACGGCAAGCACGGCGGCGGCATTTCCGAACGTGACGAAGCGGCGCACCGGATCGACATCATCGAGGGGACGCTGGGCAAGGCGTTCGGCGTGATGGGTGGCTACATCGCCGCGGACCGCAAGGTGGTGGACTGCATCCGCTCCTACGCGCCGGGCTTCATCTTCACGACCTCGCTTTCGCCCGTGCTTGTCGCCGGGGTCCTCGCATCCGTCCGCCATCTCAAGGCTTCCAGCGAGGAACGTGACGGCCAGCAGGCGGCCGCCGCGCGCCTCAAGGGCATGATGCGCGACGCGGGCCTGCCGGTGATGGACAGCACCACGCACATCGTGCCGCTGATGGTCGGCGATCCGGTGCGCGCCAAGAAGATCAGCGACATCCTGCTCGCCGAATACGGCATGTATGTGCAACCGATCAATTTCCCCACCGTCCCTCGGGGGACGGAGCGGCTGCGCTTCACCCCGGGACCGTCGCACAGCGAAGCAATGATGATGGAACTCACCGCCGCGCTGGTCGAGGTGTGGGACCGGCTGGAACTGGATCTCGCCAGGGCTGCCTGA
- the murI gene encoding glutamate racemase has translation MNPAAPILLFDSGVGGLTVLAEVRKLLPQAPVIYAADTAGLPYGTKTEAEIAARVAGLLGVLSERYRPRLATIACNTASTIALGMVRDVLRIPIVGTVPAIKPAAALTRTGTIGLLGTEATIRQGYVDRLEAEHAGGTRLIRHAAPALVAAAEARLRGAPADPAVFAEAARGLRAQPGGADIDTVVLACTHFPLVADDLAAAMGPGVRFVDGAAGIARRIASLTAGQDFARGGPDLALTTGDLAEFALLQPVLGAHGLDRIEAI, from the coding sequence GTGAATCCCGCCGCCCCCATCCTGTTGTTTGATTCGGGCGTGGGCGGGCTCACCGTGCTCGCTGAAGTGCGCAAGCTGCTGCCGCAGGCGCCGGTGATCTACGCCGCCGATACGGCCGGCCTCCCCTATGGCACGAAAACGGAAGCGGAGATCGCGGCGCGCGTCGCCGGGTTGCTCGGCGTGCTGAGCGAACGCTATCGCCCACGCCTAGCGACGATCGCGTGCAACACGGCCAGCACGATCGCGCTCGGCATGGTGCGCGACGTGCTGCGGATCCCGATCGTCGGCACCGTGCCCGCGATCAAGCCGGCCGCCGCCCTCACCCGCACGGGCACGATCGGGCTCCTGGGCACCGAGGCGACGATCCGCCAGGGTTATGTCGACCGGCTGGAGGCGGAACACGCCGGCGGCACGCGCCTGATCCGGCACGCCGCGCCGGCCCTTGTGGCCGCGGCCGAGGCGCGCCTTCGCGGTGCGCCCGCCGATCCGGCCGTTTTCGCCGAAGCGGCGCGCGGACTTCGCGCCCAGCCCGGCGGCGCGGATATCGACACCGTCGTGCTCGCCTGCACGCATTTCCCGCTGGTCGCGGATGACCTCGCCGCCGCGATGGGGCCCGGCGTGCGGTTCGTGGACGGGGCAGCGGGGATCGCCCGCCGGATCGCCAGCCTTACCGCGGGACAGGACTTCGCGCGCGGGGGGCCGGACTTGGCGCTGACCACGGGGGACTTGGCCGAATTCGCCCTCCTCCAGCCCGTGCTCGGCGCCCATGGCCTTGACCGGATCGAGGCGATCTGA
- the plsY gene encoding glycerol-3-phosphate 1-O-acyltransferase PlsY, whose amino-acid sequence METAYVFAAIAGYLLGSIPFGLLLARAAGLGDVRKIGSGNIGATNVLRTGNKGVAAATLLLDLAKGLGAVLLAKALWPGTEGVAAVAAVLGHCFPVWLGFKGGKGVATNAGVCFGLAWPIGLAYALVWIGMLAVLRVSSLAGMTAVVAAAIVAAVLGYGEYAVPLAVIAVIVIWLHRENIGRIRRGEEPRVGRAR is encoded by the coding sequence ATGGAAACCGCTTACGTATTCGCCGCGATCGCCGGATACCTGCTCGGTTCGATCCCGTTCGGGCTGCTGCTCGCGCGCGCGGCTGGCCTTGGCGACGTGCGCAAGATCGGCAGCGGCAACATCGGCGCCACCAACGTGCTGCGCACCGGCAACAAGGGGGTGGCCGCCGCCACCTTGCTCCTCGACCTCGCCAAGGGCCTTGGCGCGGTCTTGCTGGCAAAGGCGCTGTGGCCCGGCACGGAAGGCGTGGCGGCGGTGGCGGCGGTCCTCGGTCACTGCTTCCCCGTCTGGCTCGGCTTCAAGGGCGGCAAGGGAGTGGCCACGAACGCGGGCGTCTGCTTCGGCCTCGCCTGGCCGATCGGCCTGGCCTATGCGCTGGTGTGGATCGGCATGCTGGCGGTGCTGCGGGTCAGCTCGCTGGCGGGCATGACCGCGGTCGTCGCCGCGGCCATTGTCGCTGCGGTTCTGGGATATGGCGAATATGCCGTCCCGCTCGCGGTGATTGCCGTGATCGTCATCTGGCTGCACCGCGAAAACATCGGCCGCATCCGGCGCGGCGAGGAACCCCGGGTCGGCCGCGCCAGGTGA